Proteins encoded by one window of Longimicrobium sp.:
- a CDS encoding XRE family transcriptional regulator: MTQRSLFGGEREADARVQRFRPERLVLAREARGLQKKELADRVDLTPSAISQIELGKIRPTSETLLRLALTLRVRPEFFSAAPPALIAAENCHFRRLRSATQTEQRRVRASGALILEVVEQLEQLAELPAEAITALAAHVESRDDVEALAERVREEWGLGQGPISNMVALLERRGVLPVEIEGHSERLDAFSVWAERRPMVFLATEKGSASRRRFDAAHELGHLLMHVDVSAGDGALENQADAFASALLLPRTSFAAECPRRLSWPQLLELKRRWKVSLAAMVRRAYDLGIYSEATYRRGYMQLNKRGWRENEPEEPPMERPQVLREVVQLLEGAGYPRARIAESVHLHTPDLERLLLLPVSR, translated from the coding sequence ATGACGCAGCGGAGCCTGTTCGGGGGCGAGCGCGAGGCGGACGCGCGGGTACAGCGCTTCCGTCCGGAGCGGCTCGTGCTGGCGAGGGAGGCGCGCGGGCTCCAGAAGAAGGAGCTCGCGGACCGGGTGGACCTCACCCCCAGCGCGATCAGCCAGATCGAGCTGGGGAAGATCCGCCCGACCTCGGAAACGCTGCTTCGCCTGGCGCTCACCCTGCGCGTGCGGCCCGAGTTCTTCTCGGCGGCCCCGCCGGCGCTGATCGCGGCCGAGAACTGCCACTTCCGGCGGCTCCGCAGCGCCACGCAGACGGAGCAGCGGCGGGTGCGGGCGTCCGGCGCGCTGATCCTGGAGGTGGTGGAGCAGCTGGAGCAGCTGGCCGAGCTCCCGGCGGAGGCGATCACCGCGCTGGCCGCGCACGTCGAGAGCCGCGACGACGTGGAGGCGCTGGCGGAGCGCGTGCGGGAGGAGTGGGGGCTGGGGCAGGGCCCCATCAGCAACATGGTGGCTCTGCTGGAGCGCCGCGGCGTGCTGCCGGTGGAGATCGAGGGGCACTCCGAACGGCTGGACGCGTTTTCGGTCTGGGCGGAGCGGAGGCCGATGGTGTTTCTCGCCACGGAGAAGGGCTCGGCCAGCCGGCGCCGCTTCGACGCCGCCCACGAGCTGGGGCACCTCCTCATGCACGTGGACGTATCCGCCGGCGACGGCGCGCTGGAGAACCAGGCCGACGCCTTCGCCAGCGCCCTCCTACTCCCGCGCACTTCCTTCGCCGCCGAGTGCCCGCGCCGCCTCTCCTGGCCCCAGCTCCTGGAGCTGAAGCGGCGATGGAAGGTGTCGCTGGCCGCGATGGTGCGGCGGGCGTACGACCTGGGCATCTACTCGGAAGCGACGTATCGCCGCGGGTACATGCAGCTGAACAAGCGCGGCTGGCGGGAGAACGAGCCGGAAGAGCCGCCGATGGAGCGCCCGCAGGTCCTTCGCGAAGTCGTGCAGCTCCTGGAGGGGGCCGGCTATCCCCGGGCGCGCATCGCCGAGAGCGTGCACCTGCACACGCCCGACCTCGAGCGCCTGCTGCTCCTACCCGTCTCCCGATGA
- a CDS encoding alpha/beta fold hydrolase, with product MATPSRWVRIPGGANPAARLRLFCFPYAGGGASVFFPWPRALPPEVEVCAVQLPGREERLHEPPITRWDELVDQLAGALVPWMDRPFAFFGHSLGASVAFELAQRLRRDRRRGPVHLFASGRAAPHLPPSMAPVHHLPHEEFVHELRRLAGTPDEVLEKADLMEILIPLLRADFQLAETYTFQGDEPLAIPISAYGGVEDERVRPADVEGWRQHATGAFRRVMFPAGHFFVNEHRPFVLAELGRELRATLGRLGAHG from the coding sequence GTGGCCACTCCGTCTCGCTGGGTGCGGATCCCCGGCGGGGCGAACCCGGCGGCGCGGCTGCGGCTGTTCTGCTTTCCGTACGCGGGGGGTGGGGCGTCGGTCTTCTTCCCCTGGCCCCGGGCTCTCCCCCCTGAGGTGGAGGTGTGCGCGGTGCAGCTCCCCGGCCGCGAGGAGCGCCTCCACGAGCCGCCCATCACCCGCTGGGACGAGCTCGTGGACCAGCTGGCCGGCGCCCTCGTGCCCTGGATGGACCGTCCTTTCGCCTTCTTCGGGCACAGCCTGGGCGCCTCCGTCGCCTTCGAGCTCGCCCAGCGCCTGCGCCGCGACCGGCGGCGCGGCCCCGTGCACCTGTTCGCGTCCGGGCGGGCGGCGCCGCACCTGCCGCCGTCCATGGCGCCCGTCCACCACCTCCCCCACGAGGAGTTCGTCCACGAGCTCAGGCGCCTGGCCGGGACCCCCGACGAGGTGCTGGAGAAAGCGGACCTGATGGAGATCCTGATTCCCCTCCTCCGCGCGGACTTCCAGCTCGCGGAAACCTACACCTTCCAGGGAGACGAGCCTCTCGCCATCCCGATCTCCGCGTACGGAGGAGTGGAGGACGAACGTGTACGGCCCGCGGACGTGGAGGGGTGGCGCCAGCACGCGACGGGGGCGTTTCGGCGGGTGATGTTCCCCGCGGGGCACTTCTTCGTGAACGAGCACCGCCCTTTCGTGCTGGCCGAGCTGGGGCGCGAGCTGAGGGCCACTCTGGGGCGGCTGGGCGCGCACGGCTGA
- a CDS encoding circularly permuted type 2 ATP-grasp protein produces the protein MTAATGLFAEYRPVGGVWDELFQSDRAPHDGAAAVVEWLGRLSPGDYGQLRAMAASLLREQGLHLSFADDSAREDRDLLLDLIPRPIGAGEWERTVRGLEQRVRALNLFLADVYSRQRILGELPELREVVRHSRGFVPEAAAIRPPGGVHVHIAGPDLVRTPQGELTVLEDNLCVPSGIAEVLAGRDAMRALAPPLMARHGIRAMDDTGERMRASLVATAPPGTGDPYLVVLSQGRDNEFYAEHHYLARITGAAVVTVDELVVQDGRLYHLAPTGPVRVDVVYRRIDDVGLRHAHAAFFRELLGVCAAGRVTLANAVGNAVGDQKSVFAFVPEMIRFYLAEEPLLPQIPTFLCAREADRGHVLANMASLVIKHVRGAGGRATLVGPQASRAELDAVAARIREKPHDFVAQPLVEISTCPTWAGAAVEPRRVDLRPFVFTGHSTWVMPGGLSRVALRPGSYVVNRAQGGGAKDTWVLAG, from the coding sequence ATGACGGCCGCCACCGGCCTCTTCGCCGAGTACCGCCCGGTGGGGGGGGTATGGGACGAGCTCTTCCAGAGCGACAGGGCGCCCCACGACGGCGCGGCCGCGGTCGTGGAGTGGCTGGGCCGCCTCTCGCCCGGCGACTACGGCCAGCTGCGGGCGATGGCGGCCTCCCTGCTGCGGGAGCAGGGGCTCCACCTTTCCTTCGCGGACGACTCCGCCCGGGAAGACAGGGACCTTCTCCTGGACCTGATCCCCCGCCCGATCGGCGCGGGCGAGTGGGAGCGCACCGTGCGGGGGCTGGAGCAGCGCGTGCGCGCCCTCAACCTATTCCTGGCCGATGTCTACTCGCGGCAACGGATCCTGGGGGAGCTTCCCGAGCTGCGCGAGGTGGTGCGCCACTCCCGCGGCTTCGTGCCCGAGGCCGCCGCGATCCGGCCGCCGGGCGGGGTGCACGTCCACATCGCCGGCCCGGACCTGGTCCGCACCCCCCAGGGGGAGCTCACGGTGCTGGAAGACAACCTGTGCGTTCCCTCAGGGATCGCCGAGGTGCTCGCCGGGAGGGACGCCATGAGGGCGCTGGCCCCCCCCCTCATGGCGCGCCACGGGATCCGGGCGATGGACGACACGGGGGAGCGGATGCGCGCCTCGCTCGTGGCCACGGCGCCCCCCGGTACCGGAGACCCCTACCTGGTGGTCCTCAGCCAGGGGCGGGACAACGAGTTCTACGCCGAGCACCACTACCTGGCCCGCATCACGGGCGCCGCGGTCGTCACGGTGGACGAGCTGGTGGTGCAGGATGGCCGCCTGTACCACCTGGCCCCCACCGGCCCGGTGCGCGTGGACGTCGTCTACCGCCGCATCGACGACGTGGGGCTGCGGCATGCCCACGCCGCGTTTTTCCGGGAGCTGCTCGGCGTCTGCGCCGCCGGCCGGGTGACGCTGGCGAACGCCGTGGGGAACGCCGTGGGGGACCAGAAGTCGGTCTTTGCCTTCGTGCCGGAGATGATCCGCTTCTACCTGGCCGAGGAGCCTCTCCTTCCGCAGATCCCCACCTTTTTGTGCGCGCGCGAGGCGGACCGCGGGCACGTGCTGGCGAACATGGCGTCGCTGGTCATCAAACACGTGCGCGGCGCCGGCGGACGCGCCACCCTGGTGGGGCCGCAGGCGAGCCGGGCCGAGCTGGACGCGGTGGCGGCCAGGATACGCGAAAAGCCCCACGACTTCGTCGCGCAGCCCCTGGTGGAGATCTCCACCTGCCCAACCTGGGCCGGGGCCGCGGTGGAGCCGCGCCGGGTGGACTTGCGCCCGTTCGTCTTCACCGGCCACTCCACCTGGGTGATGCCGGGCGGGCTGAGCCGGGTGGCGCTGCGCCCGGGGTCGTACGTGGTGAACCGGGCCCAGGGCGGCGGCGCCAAAGACACCTGGGTGCTCGCCGGGTAG
- a CDS encoding M20/M25/M40 family metallo-hydrolase — MYADFNRALTFAQELIRIPSVSGAEGEVALRTVQELKRLRFDDVWIDAVGNVVGRVRGRRGGPTVMLGAHLDTVDVGDSGTWEHPPYAAEVRDGFLHGRGAMDIKGPLALLTYAAAQFVSARPDGDVYVGFTVLEERGAMGMDYLMTQGELCPDVVILGEATNGDICIGHRGRLELVVEVRGVAAHASAPHRARNPLHLLPEVITAVGEFAGNLSSDPILGPSTLSITDVDATPKTRNVIPGVARVVLDWRVLPGQTIEAALDLLRAFLRERVPPREGFTLTVEHSRERLRTYTNFECDYPVFTPAFLVESMHPAVGIAVQTVKEVTQRTPAVRPWTFSTDGGFTCGTHGVVTLGYAPGEERFAHTDRERLEVSGARTAYGVYPRLVRALQAGVAPTRPALAAPALACVEAV; from the coding sequence ATGTATGCAGACTTCAACAGGGCCCTCACCTTCGCGCAGGAGCTGATCCGGATCCCCAGCGTGTCGGGTGCCGAAGGGGAGGTGGCGCTCCGCACGGTCCAGGAGCTGAAGCGGCTCCGCTTCGACGACGTGTGGATAGACGCGGTGGGGAACGTGGTGGGGCGCGTCCGCGGGCGGAGGGGCGGGCCCACGGTGATGCTGGGCGCCCACCTGGACACGGTGGACGTGGGCGACTCCGGCACCTGGGAGCATCCTCCCTACGCCGCCGAGGTGAGGGATGGGTTCCTCCACGGCCGCGGGGCCATGGACATCAAGGGGCCGCTGGCGCTGCTGACGTACGCCGCCGCGCAGTTCGTGAGCGCCCGTCCCGACGGCGACGTGTACGTGGGCTTCACCGTGCTGGAGGAGCGGGGGGCCATGGGGATGGACTACCTGATGACCCAGGGCGAGCTGTGCCCGGACGTGGTGATCCTGGGGGAGGCCACCAACGGCGACATCTGCATCGGTCACCGGGGCCGGCTGGAGCTGGTGGTGGAGGTGCGCGGGGTGGCGGCGCACGCCAGCGCCCCCCACCGCGCCCGAAACCCGCTCCACCTCCTTCCCGAGGTGATCACGGCCGTGGGGGAGTTCGCGGGCAATCTCTCCAGCGACCCCATCCTGGGCCCCTCCACCCTCAGCATCACCGACGTGGACGCCACCCCCAAGACCCGCAACGTGATCCCCGGGGTCGCGCGCGTGGTGCTCGACTGGCGCGTGCTTCCGGGCCAGACCATCGAGGCCGCCCTGGACCTCCTGCGCGCCTTCCTCCGCGAGCGGGTACCCCCGCGTGAGGGCTTCACGCTCACCGTGGAGCACAGCCGCGAGCGGCTCCGTACCTACACGAACTTCGAGTGCGACTACCCGGTGTTCACCCCCGCCTTTCTGGTGGAGTCGATGCACCCGGCGGTGGGGATCGCCGTGCAGACGGTGAAGGAGGTCACGCAGCGCACCCCCGCGGTGAGGCCGTGGACCTTCTCCACGGACGGGGGCTTCACCTGCGGGACCCACGGGGTGGTGACGCTGGGGTATGCCCCGGGCGAGGAGCGCTTCGCGCACACCGACCGGGAGCGTCTGGAGGTGAGCGGCGCCCGCACCGCGTACGGCGTGTACCCCCGGCTGGTGCGTGCCCTTCAGGCCGGGGTGGCGCCCACGCGCCCGGCGCTCGCCGCTCCGGCGCTGGCCTGCGTGGAGGCCGTATGA
- a CDS encoding ABC transporter substrate-binding protein: MIQKLSTRRKGWRTRVWAMLAAAAAAACGPNEPGAARDELAASGRGDVVVAAVWPWSQRKEILFQQGLEMAVDEVNAAGGIRGRPLRLMLQDDQGSVNTGLLIAQKLASDPKVSAVIGHLQSHVTVPAARVYELNRLLLVSPTSTSPELTGEGYHFVFRTIFNDQDTGRKMAEYAARRRLKRVVICYVRNPYGRSVANAFEERAAELGIEVVGRASYDAEPDLSNRPFAAALENWKQVAPDGIFVAGQVPMAGDFITEVRKAGITIPVLGTDAMVSSALFRGGASTVEGTVLPVPFHADERRAEVRAFVAAFRKRFGVAPDPGAALGYDAVKLLAQAMSRAKNTSAVEVAHAMRHMGGFHGVTGTLSFDSRGDLVTHRILKVVARGGRFEYLPEAEDSVSAPGP, translated from the coding sequence ATGATCCAGAAGCTCAGCACCCGCAGGAAGGGGTGGCGCACCCGGGTGTGGGCGATGCTCGCGGCGGCCGCGGCGGCCGCCTGCGGCCCGAACGAGCCCGGCGCCGCCCGTGACGAGCTGGCCGCCTCCGGGCGCGGAGATGTGGTGGTGGCCGCGGTGTGGCCCTGGTCGCAGCGGAAGGAGATCCTCTTCCAGCAGGGGCTGGAGATGGCGGTGGACGAGGTGAACGCCGCGGGGGGGATCCGCGGGCGGCCGCTGCGGCTGATGCTGCAGGACGACCAGGGCTCCGTGAACACGGGGCTCCTCATCGCGCAGAAGCTGGCGAGCGACCCCAAGGTGTCGGCCGTCATCGGGCACCTGCAGTCGCACGTCACCGTTCCCGCGGCGCGCGTGTACGAGCTCAACCGCCTCCTCCTGGTCTCGCCCACCTCCACCAGCCCGGAGCTCACCGGCGAGGGGTACCACTTCGTCTTCCGCACCATCTTCAACGACCAGGACACGGGGCGGAAGATGGCCGAGTACGCGGCGCGTCGCCGGCTGAAGCGGGTGGTCATCTGCTACGTCCGCAACCCGTACGGGCGCTCCGTGGCCAACGCCTTCGAGGAGCGCGCGGCCGAGCTGGGCATCGAGGTGGTGGGGCGCGCCAGCTACGACGCGGAGCCCGACCTCTCCAACCGCCCCTTCGCGGCGGCGCTCGAGAACTGGAAGCAGGTGGCGCCCGACGGGATCTTCGTGGCCGGCCAGGTGCCCATGGCCGGCGACTTCATCACCGAGGTGCGCAAGGCCGGGATCACCATTCCCGTGCTGGGGACCGACGCCATGGTCTCGTCGGCCCTCTTCCGCGGCGGCGCGTCGACGGTGGAGGGCACCGTGCTCCCGGTGCCCTTTCACGCGGACGAGCGGCGGGCCGAGGTGCGCGCTTTCGTGGCCGCCTTCCGCAAGCGCTTCGGCGTGGCCCCCGACCCCGGCGCGGCGCTCGGCTACGACGCGGTCAAGCTGCTCGCCCAGGCGATGAGCCGGGCCAAGAACACCAGCGCCGTGGAGGTGGCCCACGCGATGCGCCACATGGGCGGCTTTCACGGCGTCACCGGCACCCTCTCGTTCGACTCGCGGGGAGACCTGGTCACCCACCGCATCCTCAAGGTGGTGGCCCGGGGGGGGCGCTTCGAGTACCTCCCGGAGGCGGAAGACTCCGTGAGCGCACCCGGCCCGTGA